TTCCTCAATGTGCTCACAAACACCGGCAACGGGATTGAGCTCAAGAACCCGGTGAAGAAAGAGATGACCACCATAGTCCCCGGAAAGGCTGAGGGTCGACTGACAGGCGGCTGCCTTTCCATCGTTGTCGCTTCTCTGGGAACCCCGTATGAGATCGACACAAACAATGCGATCCTTTTCTTCGAGGACATCGATGAAAAACCGCACAGGATCGACAGATATTTAACACAGCTTACCCTCGCGGGAAAATTCCGGCAGGCGCGGGGCATTATATTCGGCACATTCCAACGGTGCAGCTACACCACTCGTGATAATTACTATAAATATGGGGCAACCCTTCTTGATATTATACGCGAACGGATCATCCCCCTTGGGATCCCCTGTATCTTCGGCCTCCAGTTCGGCCATGTACGCAACAAGCTCACCATGCCGATCGGTGTCACCGCCGCGCTCGATGCAACCAACAAACGGGTTACCGTAGAGGCAGCGGTAACGTAAATGCCCGTATGAACGGCAGCGGCTATAATCGGAACAGTAGAATCAGCAAGGAGATTATGATCAGTACTTGATAAGGAGCCTGGATATGTATGAACATGAATATCAGAAGAAGCTCGTTGCACCGGAGAAGGCCATAGCAGCCATCAGAGATGGCGATATGCTGGTTCACGGTCTCGCACTGGCAGAGCCTCCGGCCCTGCTCAGGGCGATTGCAGACAGGTTAAGGGCAGGGGACCTGAAGCGAATCAAGGTATTTTCCTCCCTTCCACTTAAACATGCCTGCGACACAATACTTGCAGTGGATCTGATGGATTGTGTGGATGCCTATTCCCAGTTTGTCAGTTCCGGTGAGCGTGGGCTCGTCAGTACAGGACTTGCCAGCTTCGTGCCCAACCACCTCCATCAGATGCCGAGACTCCTCACTGAATTCATCGGAGTTGATGTGTGTGTGACCATGGTTTCGCCTGTGGATCAGAGTGGATATTTCTCCTTCGGTACGGCAAACGACTTTACCTCTACCGCAGCCCGTGCGGCCAGGGTGCTTATCGTCGAGGTGAACCGTTTTATGCCCAGGGTCTTCGGCGATTCCTCCATCCATATTTCCGAGGTGGATGCAATCGTCGAGAATCATGAACCGATTTTTACGCCGCTGAACCCTGAGTCCAGGTCGGAGGATGAGATTATCGGGAAGGCTATTGCAGAGATGGTCCCGGACGGTGCCTGCCTGCAGCTCGGTATCGGGGCCCTCCCGAACGCAGTGGCAGCGTATCTGGAAGGGCATAAAGATCTGGGCATCCATACGGAGGTCTTCGGACCTGCAATGGTCAACCTTATAAAAAAGGGCGTTATAACGGGATCGAAGAAAACACTCCATCCACGGAAACATGTGTTTACGGTTGCCCTTGGCGATCAGGAGATGCTTGACTTTATGGACAACAACCCTGCCATGAAGAGTTACCCCTGCTCCTATACAAACCACCCGTCAGTCATCGCGCAGAACGCCCGGATGGTCTCCATTAATGCCGTGCTGGAGGTTGACCTTACGGGTCAATGCAATGCAGAATTCCTCTACGGGCATCAATTCAGCGGGACAGGAGGTCAGTTGGATTTTGTACGGGGCGCCTTCGATGCGAAGGAAGGCAAGTCGATCCTTGCCTTTTACTCCACTGCTGACCACGGAAAGACTTCGAGGATTGTGGACTGCCTTGAACAGGGAGCCACGATAACAACCCCCCGGACGGACACACATTATCTTATTACAGAATACGGCACTGCAAATCTGAAGGGAAAATCGACAAAGGAAAGGGCGTTGGCAATTATAGAGTTGGCACACCCTGAGTTCCGGGAGGAACTGCTCCGGAAGGCAGAAGAGATGTATCTCATCTAAAGAAGCGAAAAGGTGAACTTCAAGAGTGCCATATGCGCTCTCTGGTTTTCATTTATGATCTGATCATGGTTAATAACATTTTAAAATTACTGACGGCCTTTAGGGCATGCGGTTCATGAGCGGGCATTATAATTATCTCCCCTTGTTTCAGGTAAAATGGTTTTCCTGAGATACTGATCTCCACCTCTCCGTCAAGAACCTGGACCAGGGCATCAAAAGGAGCTGTATGTTCGCTTAACCCCTGACCCATGTCAAATGCGAATAAAGTAACCGTCCCCGTATTTTTCTCAATGATAGTTTTACTGACAACCGCCTCCTTTTGATAATTCACCATATCAACCAAGGAATGTGTTGTTACTTTATTATCCATTTGTTCTCTCCTTTCAATTGCTTATTTTGTTCCCTGTCAATATCCGGCCCCTTTGTTTCTTTTATGCGATTGGCTGAAACGTGTTGGCGGCCTTAGATGATGTGCCCGATCTGAACATTCCCCCATTTGTTCTTGAGATATTCTGCCACAAGACGACGATGACAATGGGTAGGTTTATCTTCGCTGCACAGCAGACAGGCGTCTTCAAGAGATTTACGAGTAACCTTGTGCTCGACCTGCCGTGCGGTCAGTAGCTTTATGAACTGACGCTCAAACAGGTCCCAGTCACCATTCTGCTTCTTGTATTCGTCCATTATTTCCTGCGTGGGTGCAAGCTCAGGGAGGTGTACATAGTCGATATTGCAGATTGCCCTCAAAAAATAGCGGAGGTCATCACGCTTGGTAAAGCCTGCCAACTGCGAAACATTATTCAGCCGCGCATCCACCAGTTTTCTGACGCCTGCGAGCTGCAGTTTGGTGAAGAAGGACTCAGCCGACTTCTTCGTGAAACCAATCGTGAAGATCTTCATCGTGGACCTCCTTTCCCTGCGATGCCTCATCGTTCAGGTTATTAATCTTCCTCCAAAGGTCATAAAAATGCAATGAAATTTTTGCCGAAACTTACGGGTACGTCGCTATCAGCCAATAAAGAACAAAAAAGATTAAAAGACTTGACCTCACAGCACATGTTACCTTGAAATATCTGTTGACATCACAGAATTTTCAAGGTAATAGTTTATCATGATCGACAGGGATTATGAGATAAACAAGCTCCTTTCTCTTCTAAAGCACTATCGCGTTGTCGGGATCATCGGGGCACGCCAGGTCGGGAAAACAACGCTGGCACGCGCTCTTCTGAACCGCGCACAAAGTTCCTCATTTTACTATGACCTTGAAAATCCGGAAGATCTGGCACGCCTTGCAGACCCGATGCTTACCCTCAAGGGTTTAAAGGGGCTTGTTGTTATCGATGAGATACAAAGGCTCCCGGGACTTTTCCCTATCCTCAGGGTACTTGCAGACCGCCCGAAGGCATCGGCGCGCTTCCTGGTTCTCGGAAGCGCCTCCCCTGAACTCCTCCGTCAAGGATCTGAATCTCTTGCAGGCAGAATTGCATATCATGAACTTGGGGGGTTCTCACTGGATGAGGTCGGGATAAAAAGCCGCCAGCGGTTGTGGTTGCGGGGGGGATTCCCCCGGTCGTACCTCGCCCCTTCTGATACGTTAAGCGAGGAATGGCGCCGGGGATTCATAGGGACCTTTCTCGAAAGAGACCTCCCGCAGTTGGGAGTCGCTATCCGCTCAACCACCCTGCACCGGTTCTGGAGCATGCTCGCTCATTATCATGGCCAGATATGGAATGCCTCTGAATTCGGGCGGTCTTTTGGAGTTGCCGATACGACTGTCCGCAATTATCTTGACCTGCTGTCATCCGCGCTGGTTGTGAGGCAACTGCAGCCATGGCATGAGAATATCTCAAAGCGCCAGGTTAAATCACCAAAGGTATATATCGCGGACAGCGGCCTGCTGCACACGTTGCTTGGCATCAAAACCCGCAACGACCTGGAAAGACATCCCAAGATCGGGGCATCATGGGAGGGGTTTGTCATCGAGCAGATTGTCCGCCGGACAGGATTCAGAAAAGAGGATTGTTTTTTCTGGGCGACCCATGCAGGCGCGGAACTTGACCTTCTCGTAGTCAGGGGGAGGAACAGGCTTGGTTTTGAGGTCAAGCTGACCGGCTCCCCTCGCGTAACCCCCTCGATGCGGAGCGCTCTTGCAGATCTGAAACTCCAGCGCTTGTATGTAATTCACGCAGGTGAAGAGACCTTCCAGCTTGAGAAAAAGATCCAGGCCGTTGCCTTACCCCGATTATTAGAGGATCTTCCTGCTTAATGTCTGTCTGATCCCTTATGCCGAAGCGCCTCAACTCGACCAGACACTCCATGTGGTGTACCGTCAGGCTTTACGTGTTGCACTTTGAAGTGGAATTCACCCCAT
The sequence above is a segment of the Syntrophorhabdaceae bacterium genome. Coding sequences within it:
- a CDS encoding LD-carboxypeptidase, yielding FLNVLTNTGNGIELKNPVKKEMTTIVPGKAEGRLTGGCLSIVVASLGTPYEIDTNNAILFFEDIDEKPHRIDRYLTQLTLAGKFRQARGIIFGTFQRCSYTTRDNYYKYGATLLDIIRERIIPLGIPCIFGLQFGHVRNKLTMPIGVTAALDATNKRVTVEAAVT
- a CDS encoding acetyl-CoA hydrolase/transferase C-terminal domain-containing protein → MYEHEYQKKLVAPEKAIAAIRDGDMLVHGLALAEPPALLRAIADRLRAGDLKRIKVFSSLPLKHACDTILAVDLMDCVDAYSQFVSSGERGLVSTGLASFVPNHLHQMPRLLTEFIGVDVCVTMVSPVDQSGYFSFGTANDFTSTAARAARVLIVEVNRFMPRVFGDSSIHISEVDAIVENHEPIFTPLNPESRSEDEIIGKAIAEMVPDGACLQLGIGALPNAVAAYLEGHKDLGIHTEVFGPAMVNLIKKGVITGSKKTLHPRKHVFTVALGDQEMLDFMDNNPAMKSYPCSYTNHPSVIAQNARMVSINAVLEVDLTGQCNAEFLYGHQFSGTGGQLDFVRGAFDAKEGKSILAFYSTADHGKTSRIVDCLEQGATITTPRTDTHYLITEYGTANLKGKSTKERALAIIELAHPEFREELLRKAEEMYLI
- a CDS encoding cupin domain-containing protein, which gives rise to MDNKVTTHSLVDMVNYQKEAVVSKTIIEKNTGTVTLFAFDMGQGLSEHTAPFDALVQVLDGEVEISISGKPFYLKQGEIIIMPAHEPHALKAVSNFKMLLTMIRS
- a CDS encoding DUF488 domain-containing protein gives rise to the protein MKIFTIGFTKKSAESFFTKLQLAGVRKLVDARLNNVSQLAGFTKRDDLRYFLRAICNIDYVHLPELAPTQEIMDEYKKQNGDWDLFERQFIKLLTARQVEHKVTRKSLEDACLLCSEDKPTHCHRRLVAEYLKNKWGNVQIGHII
- a CDS encoding ATP-binding protein, producing MIDRDYEINKLLSLLKHYRVVGIIGARQVGKTTLARALLNRAQSSSFYYDLENPEDLARLADPMLTLKGLKGLVVIDEIQRLPGLFPILRVLADRPKASARFLVLGSASPELLRQGSESLAGRIAYHELGGFSLDEVGIKSRQRLWLRGGFPRSYLAPSDTLSEEWRRGFIGTFLERDLPQLGVAIRSTTLHRFWSMLAHYHGQIWNASEFGRSFGVADTTVRNYLDLLSSALVVRQLQPWHENISKRQVKSPKVYIADSGLLHTLLGIKTRNDLERHPKIGASWEGFVIEQIVRRTGFRKEDCFFWATHAGAELDLLVVRGRNRLGFEVKLTGSPRVTPSMRSALADLKLQRLYVIHAGEETFQLEKKIQAVALPRLLEDLPA